In one Cyanobacteriota bacterium genomic region, the following are encoded:
- the mtnB gene encoding methylthioribulose 1-phosphate dehydratase: MLKTTNLRQEIIEAAGLLAAQGMLPATSGNLSMREAGTSEFTITLSGKSKAKLTEADFIDLNLDETNDQVLKLASAEMELHRQLYRFANKINAVFHTHSVNSVVMSKLYPQEIRLENYELLKAFAGNTTHQCVEIIPVFANTQNIESLARAVDAYMSNNPHIHAYIINGHGLYTWGQTQAETLRHIEALEALFEIELKYKLIEGNSNDSCKNLF, from the coding sequence ATGCTAAAAACCACTAATTTAAGGCAAGAAATCATTGAAGCAGCTGGTCTTTTGGCAGCTCAAGGAATGCTTCCTGCTACTAGTGGCAACTTATCGATGCGCGAAGCTGGCACAAGTGAATTCACCATTACACTATCTGGCAAGTCCAAAGCAAAGCTAACGGAAGCTGATTTTATTGATTTAAACCTTGATGAAACTAATGATCAGGTGCTTAAACTCGCTTCTGCTGAAATGGAGCTGCACCGCCAACTCTATAGGTTTGCAAATAAAATCAACGCCGTCTTTCATACTCATTCAGTCAATAGTGTCGTGATGTCCAAGCTCTACCCGCAAGAAATTCGCCTGGAGAATTATGAGCTTCTCAAAGCTTTTGCAGGCAATACTACTCATCAATGCGTTGAAATTATTCCTGTCTTTGCCAATACTCAAAACATAGAATCACTTGCAAGAGCAGTTGATGCATATATGTCCAATAATCCTCATATTCATGCCTATATTATTAATGGGCATGGACTCTACACTTGGGGTCAAACTCAAGCTGAAACACTAAGACATATAGAAGCATTGGAAGCTCTGTTTGAAATTGAACTAAAATATAAACTTATCGAAGGAAATTCTAATGACTCTTGTAAAAATTTATTCTGA
- a CDS encoding cupin domain-containing protein: MTLVKIYSDTNPNKVETIDDFSSIQKALAFVNIKIERWQIRTDLAHNAESDDILEAYDQDIQRIMRNHGFSAVDVISMHGCSNLSKEDLNKARNRFLDEHKHSDDEVRFFIDGQGLFCVHEADKVIQILCKAGDFISVPANTKHWFDMGANPDFKCIRFFGEETGWVANYTGDNISTNFPKLNDILLPVA, encoded by the coding sequence ATGACTCTTGTAAAAATTTATTCTGATACTAATCCAAACAAAGTTGAAACCATTGACGACTTTAGCTCAATCCAAAAAGCTCTAGCCTTTGTCAATATCAAAATTGAGAGATGGCAAATCCGAACCGATTTAGCTCACAACGCTGAGTCAGACGACATACTCGAAGCTTATGATCAAGACATTCAAAGGATTATGCGCAACCATGGATTTAGCGCCGTTGATGTGATCAGTATGCATGGCTGTTCTAATTTAAGCAAAGAAGACTTAAACAAAGCAAGAAATAGATTCCTTGATGAACACAAACACTCAGATGACGAGGTAAGATTCTTTATAGATGGTCAAGGATTGTTTTGCGTGCACGAAGCAGACAAGGTAATTCAAATACTTTGCAAAGCTGGTGACTTCATTAGTGTCCCAGCCAACACCAAGCACTGGTTTGATATGGGAGCGAATCCTGATTTTAAATGTATTAGATTTTTTGGAGAAGAGACTGGTTGGGTCGCAAATTATACGGGTGACAATATATCAACGAACTTTCCAAAACTTAATGATATATTGTTACCCGTCGCCTAG